One segment of Allorhodopirellula heiligendammensis DNA contains the following:
- a CDS encoding reverse transcriptase domain-containing protein: MTSTAPKHTEASSSNHNGVDHAKAPCSSELQSEKTASAVMEKSALNSHSSSLMELIVDESNMECDWQNVKANKGAPGPDGITLGEFPESFRHHWLEVRQQLLEGTYRPGPARRKSIPKPDGSQRHLGIPNVIDRLIQQAILQVLTPIFDPSFSESSFGFRPRRSAHGAIKQIQHTIRSGYRRCVDMDLSKFFDRVQHDVLMARVSRKVHDRRLLKLIGRYLRAGVMVDGLLQPSAEGTMQGGPLSPLLAAALSRS, from the coding sequence ATGACCTCGACCGCCCCGAAACACACAGAAGCCAGTTCGAGCAACCACAACGGTGTCGATCACGCGAAGGCCCCGTGCTCTTCGGAGCTCCAGTCGGAGAAGACGGCCTCGGCGGTCATGGAGAAGTCAGCCTTGAACTCGCATTCATCATCTCTGATGGAACTGATTGTCGACGAATCCAATATGGAATGTGATTGGCAGAACGTCAAAGCCAACAAAGGGGCTCCTGGGCCCGATGGCATCACCCTTGGCGAATTCCCCGAGTCCTTCCGGCACCATTGGCTGGAAGTTCGTCAGCAACTACTGGAAGGGACTTATCGTCCGGGGCCTGCCCGGCGTAAGTCGATTCCCAAACCTGATGGCAGTCAGCGGCATCTCGGTATACCCAACGTGATCGACCGTCTGATCCAACAAGCCATCTTACAAGTCTTGACCCCGATCTTCGATCCATCTTTCAGCGAATCGAGTTTCGGCTTCCGACCACGACGCTCTGCACATGGAGCGATCAAGCAGATTCAGCATACGATTCGCAGCGGCTATCGCCGATGCGTGGACATGGATTTGTCGAAATTCTTCGACCGAGTTCAGCACGACGTCTTAATGGCGCGCGTGTCTCGTAAGGTCCACGACCGGAGATTGCTCAAGTTGATCGGCCGCTATCTGCGTGCGGGCGTGATGGTCGATGGTCTACTCCAACCCTCCGCCGAGGG